The following proteins come from a genomic window of Halalkalicoccus subterraneus:
- a CDS encoding gamma carbonic anhydrase family protein has protein sequence MIRSFDGVVPEIAESAYVDESAVVIGDVVLESETSVWPGAVLRGDHGTITVREGANVQDNATLHEGTELGAHTTVGHNAIVHAAETGERSLIGMGAIVLDGATVGEEAIVAANSTVTGGTAVPARSLVAGAPADVVKELDDAGFAAAAEHYVENARRHAEGSEVIERGTVRPGETLE, from the coding sequence ATGATCAGGTCCTTCGACGGCGTGGTCCCGGAGATAGCGGAATCGGCCTACGTCGACGAGAGCGCGGTCGTCATCGGCGACGTGGTGCTCGAATCCGAAACCAGCGTCTGGCCCGGCGCGGTGCTGCGGGGCGATCACGGCACCATCACCGTCCGGGAGGGCGCGAACGTCCAGGACAACGCGACCCTCCACGAGGGAACCGAACTCGGGGCTCACACCACTGTCGGCCACAACGCGATCGTCCACGCGGCCGAAACCGGAGAACGAAGCCTGATCGGGATGGGCGCGATCGTGCTCGACGGCGCGACCGTCGGCGAGGAGGCGATCGTCGCGGCGAACAGCACCGTCACCGGGGGAACCGCGGTGCCGGCTCGGTCGCTCGTCGCCGGCGCACCGGCAGACGTGGTGAAGGAACTCGACGACGCCGGGTTCGCGGCCGCCGCCGAGCACTACGTCGAGAACGCGCGGCGCCACGCCGAGGGCTCGGAGGTCATAGAGCGCGGGACGGTTCGACCCGGCGAGACGCTGGAATAG
- the purH gene encoding bifunctional phosphoribosylaminoimidazolecarboxamide formyltransferase/IMP cyclohydrolase — MTQVAGLASNRGRNLMHIAESAPGGAELDVVLSNHADAPVLEKAADRDIPTEVVERDEEESRESHERRILEALSSYDLDLVCLDGYMRVLTEEFLDTAPLTLNVHPALLPSFPGMNAYEDVLEAGVRVTGCTVHIVTEAVDAGPIVTQEPVPVYEDDDAASLKDRVLHDAEFRAYPRAVRWVAEGAVGVDGEEVRVEGDSNERFPARRLIGEDRSTELRYGENPHQDAALYADETEERATVVGAEQLNEGAKALSYNNYNDADAALGLVKEFEGPAAAVIKHTNPAGCATADSVSEAYEDALSTDPMSAFGGIVALNRACDESTAERIVDSFKEVVVAPDYSEKALAVLREKENLRVLDVGPFGDLEPPLREKKLAGGRLVQEADDQHLAPEDLEVVTEREPDSDEFESLLFAWHTIKHVKSNAILFAKGTETVGVGMGQVSRVDAVRLAAMKAEEHAEGKDSAGAVMASDAFFPFPDGIEEANEAGIEAVIQPGGSVNDEDVIEAANEHDMAMVFTGNRAFRHD; from the coding sequence ATGACACAGGTTGCGGGGCTGGCGAGCAATCGCGGCAGGAACCTCATGCACATCGCCGAGAGCGCGCCCGGCGGCGCAGAGCTAGACGTCGTACTGTCGAACCACGCCGACGCGCCCGTCTTGGAGAAGGCTGCGGACCGCGACATTCCCACTGAGGTCGTCGAGCGCGACGAAGAGGAATCACGAGAGTCCCACGAGCGCCGTATTCTGGAGGCACTTTCGTCCTATGACCTCGATCTGGTCTGTCTCGACGGGTATATGCGCGTGCTGACCGAGGAGTTCCTCGATACTGCGCCGCTGACGCTGAACGTCCATCCCGCGCTCTTGCCGTCGTTTCCGGGTATGAACGCCTACGAGGACGTCCTCGAGGCGGGCGTGCGGGTCACGGGCTGTACGGTCCATATCGTCACCGAGGCGGTCGACGCGGGGCCGATCGTCACTCAAGAACCCGTTCCCGTTTATGAGGACGACGACGCGGCGAGCCTGAAGGACCGCGTACTCCACGACGCCGAGTTCCGCGCCTACCCGCGGGCGGTGCGGTGGGTTGCCGAGGGGGCGGTGGGGGTCGACGGCGAGGAGGTCCGCGTCGAGGGCGATTCAAACGAGCGGTTTCCCGCCCGCCGGCTGATCGGCGAGGACCGCTCGACGGAGCTTCGCTACGGCGAGAACCCCCATCAGGACGCCGCGCTCTACGCCGACGAGACCGAGGAGCGCGCGACCGTCGTCGGCGCCGAGCAACTGAACGAGGGTGCGAAGGCGCTCTCCTACAACAACTACAACGACGCCGACGCGGCCCTCGGACTGGTCAAAGAGTTCGAGGGGCCAGCCGCGGCGGTGATCAAACATACCAATCCCGCCGGATGCGCCACGGCCGACTCCGTGAGCGAGGCCTACGAGGACGCGCTCTCAACGGACCCGATGAGCGCGTTCGGGGGCATCGTCGCGCTGAACCGCGCCTGCGACGAGTCCACGGCCGAGCGGATCGTCGACTCGTTCAAGGAGGTCGTCGTCGCGCCCGATTACAGTGAAAAGGCGCTCGCGGTCCTCCGGGAGAAGGAGAACCTCCGGGTGCTGGATGTGGGGCCGTTCGGCGACCTCGAACCCCCGCTCCGGGAGAAGAAGCTCGCCGGCGGGCGGCTGGTTCAGGAGGCCGACGACCAGCACCTCGCCCCCGAGGACCTCGAGGTCGTCACCGAGCGCGAGCCCGATAGTGACGAATTCGAGTCGCTGCTCTTTGCCTGGCACACCATCAAACACGTCAAGTCGAACGCGATCCTGTTCGCGAAGGGAACCGAAACCGTGGGCGTCGGGATGGGCCAGGTCAGCCGCGTCGATGCCGTCCGCTTGGCGGCGATGAAGGCCGAGGAGCACGCCGAAGGGAAGGACAGTGCGGGCGCGGTGATGGCCTCGGACGCCTTCTTCCCGTTTCCCGACGGGATCGAGGAAGCCAACGAGGCTGGCATCGAGGCGGTGATCCAGCCCGGCGGGAGCGTGAACGACGAGGACGTGATCGAGGCCGCGAACGAGCACGACATGGCGATGGTGTTTACCGGAAATCGGGCGTTCCGCCACGATTGA
- the purB gene encoding adenylosuccinate lyase, translated as MNEEQRSDPLYAVSPLDGRYAGRTAPLSPYASEAALMRARVRVEVEYLIALSDLAATPVDIDEGQRETLRGSYEDFDREDARLVKRIETEGYGEYSATNHDVKAVEYFVRERLPEGLDAEQWIHFGLTSEDVNNLAHRLLLKPAVKEVLVPTLREVRDALVNLARENRDVPMLARTHGQPATPTTFGKEMAVYAARIGRALGRIEDATDGLAGKLAGASGTYAAHVAAYPDVDWRAFSEEFVEGLDLEHTSLTTQVNPCDDLAELFDALRGANDVLLDLDRDAWLYVSDGYLGQRTVEGETGSSTMPHKVNPIDFENSEGNLSKANSDLTFLADYVTTSRLQRDLSDSTV; from the coding sequence ATGAACGAGGAGCAGCGTTCGGATCCGCTGTACGCAGTCTCGCCGCTCGACGGACGATACGCGGGACGGACCGCGCCGCTTTCGCCCTACGCCAGCGAGGCCGCGCTCATGCGTGCCCGCGTGCGCGTCGAGGTCGAGTACCTGATCGCGCTTTCGGACCTAGCGGCCACGCCAGTGGACATCGACGAGGGGCAACGTGAGACGCTCCGGGGGAGCTACGAGGACTTCGACCGCGAGGACGCCCGACTGGTAAAGCGCATCGAGACGGAGGGCTACGGCGAGTACAGCGCGACCAACCACGACGTGAAGGCGGTCGAGTACTTCGTACGCGAACGTCTTCCCGAGGGGCTCGATGCCGAGCAGTGGATCCACTTCGGGCTCACGAGCGAGGACGTGAACAACCTCGCGCATCGCCTGCTGTTGAAACCTGCCGTCAAGGAGGTGCTCGTCCCCACGCTCCGAGAGGTCCGGGACGCGCTCGTCAACCTCGCCCGCGAGAACCGGGACGTACCGATGCTTGCCCGTACTCACGGCCAGCCCGCGACGCCCACCACCTTCGGCAAGGAGATGGCGGTGTATGCCGCCCGAATCGGGCGGGCGCTAGGGCGTATCGAGGACGCCACCGACGGACTAGCGGGCAAACTGGCGGGCGCCTCGGGCACCTACGCGGCCCACGTCGCTGCGTACCCCGACGTCGATTGGCGGGCGTTCTCCGAGGAGTTCGTCGAGGGGCTCGACCTCGAACACACCTCCCTCACCACCCAGGTCAACCCGTGTGACGACCTCGCCGAACTGTTCGACGCGCTCAGGGGCGCCAACGACGTCCTGCTCGACCTCGACCGGGACGCCTGGCTCTACGTCTCGGACGGGTATCTCGGCCAACGAACGGTCGAAGGCGAGACGGGCTCCTCGACGATGCCCCACAAGGTCAACCCGATCGACTTCGAGAACAGCGAGGGAAACCTCTCGAAGGCCAATTCTGATTTAACGTTCCTCGCCGACTACGTCACCACCTCGCGGCTCCAGCGCGACCTCTCGGACTCGACGGTGAA
- a CDS encoding pyridoxamine 5'-phosphate oxidase family protein, giving the protein MTNGHEVRRTRPETEDSYGIPEDREGMLPWEFVVGAMEGDRNYWVSTTLPDGRPHARPVWGVWIDDTFHCGGGERTRWARNLAAGSGIAVHRESADEVVIIEGTAEKLDEKSADPDLIERLNAAYEEKYGIRHGTPFWAVHPRRVLAWSDYPTDATRWAFE; this is encoded by the coding sequence ATGACGAACGGCCACGAGGTGCGGCGAACCAGACCGGAGACGGAGGACAGCTACGGGATCCCCGAGGACCGCGAGGGGATGCTTCCCTGGGAGTTCGTCGTCGGGGCGATGGAGGGCGATCGAAACTACTGGGTGTCGACGACGCTGCCCGACGGCCGCCCGCACGCGCGGCCCGTCTGGGGTGTCTGGATCGACGACACCTTCCATTGTGGCGGCGGCGAGCGCACGCGCTGGGCGCGAAACCTCGCGGCAGGATCGGGGATCGCCGTCCACCGCGAGAGCGCCGACGAGGTCGTGATCATCGAAGGAACGGCCGAGAAACTCGACGAGAAGAGCGCCGATCCGGATCTGATCGAGCGCCTCAACGCGGCCTACGAGGAGAAGTACGGGATCCGCCACGGGACGCCCTTCTGGGCGGTCCACCCGCGGAGGGTTCTTGCCTGGAGCGACTACCCGACCGACGCGACGCGCTGGGCGTTCGAGTGA